A stretch of DNA from Fusobacterium mortiferum ATCC 9817:
GACTTTTTAAAAAATCTGTAAGTATTGCATTTGTCATTTTACTTTCCTCCTTATGTACATATAAAATAGATAATATAGTATTACTATAAAATTATAAAAAAGCTAATTCATATTTTATATGAAAGTATTTATTTAAATTATAAAATAGGATTATTATAATAATTTTATTATAATAATCCCAGTTTAAAAATAATTAAAAATTAAAAAATATATCTATTATTTTTTCATCATTAGGTTCTCCAGCATAGGAACCAATAATGAAAACAAGAGAACTAACGAATAATACAGGAACAATAGTATGCATTCCTAAAATAGAGATTTTACATACAGTGAGATAAATAAAAGTTATAAATCCAAATATCATAGAAGCAATAGCTCCAGTAGAATTTGCTTTTTTCCAGAAAAGACCAAATACAATAGGGCAAAAGAAAGTAGCCTCCAATCCAGCAAAAGCAAATAGATTAATCCAAACTAATAAATCAGGTGGATTTAAAGATAGTAAAAATACTATTATTCCAAATCCTAGAGAAGCCATAAAGGATAATTTTTTTATTTTTTCTGTACTAGCTTCCTTATTTACATAGTGAGAGTACAAATCTTTTACAATAGTAGCTGAAGTCATAATTAGAAGAGAGTCTACAGTTGACATAATGGCTGCAAGTGGACCTCCTATAAACACTCCAGCAAGTATAGGATGAAGATTTTTTAGTGCAAGTATAGGGATAATTTTATCTCCAACATCAACACCAGGAGCAACTGCAACTCCCATAACTCCAACTAAGTGCATCCCTAACATTAAAAGTCCTACAACTGATGTTCCTATTATCATAGCTCTATGAAGAGAATTGCTATCTTTAAATCCCATACATCTCACAGTAGTAGATGGGTAGCCTAAAAGTCCAATTCCTACTAATACCCAAAAGGACATAATAAAAGGTTTGGCAATATTTCCATTGGAAGTAGGAGTTAACATTTCAGGATGAGTTTTGGCAATAGAAAGCATAATATTTTCCATACCATTTCCATTTTTTAAGATAACATAGAATAAAACTCCTGTAGCAATTAACATCACTACTCCTTGAATAGCATCAGTTAAGACTACTGCCCTAAATCCTCCAAAAGATGTATAGGCTATAACTACTGATGAGAAAAGAATAAGTCCAATAAAATATGGATATCCAGTAACTGCTTCAAAAAGTCTAGCTCCACCAATAAATTGAGCTACAATAGTTCCTATAAAAAATATTAGCATAGTGATAGATGCTAAGATTACTACAATATCACTTTTATATCTAGCTCTCAATAAATCTATAATAGTTACTCCATTTATTCTTCTAGAGATAATGGCTAATTTTTTTCCTATAATTCCAAGAGTAAAAAAAGCAGTAGGAACTTGGATACAAGCTAAGAGTACCCATCCCAATCCCAATTTGTATGCAATTCCAGGTCCTCCTATAAAAGAACTAGCACCAACATAGGAAGCTATTATAGTCATAGCAAGGACAAAGCCTCCCATATTTCTACTTCCTATAAAATACTCTTCAGTAAAATTTACATCTTTACTATGTTTTATCTGATTGACTTTGTAAGCAATACCTAACATAAGTAAAAGGTAAAGTAAAACAGGAATAAGTGTTAACATTTTTTCTCCTCCTCTAGTGGTACATCTTTAAAGAATAGTTTTACAGCAATAAAAACTAAAATATTAATAACAACTAGTCCAAGTACGCAAGAGTAGAAGAACCATTCTGGAAGTCCAAATATATATTTGAAATTTTCTACATCTTCACTATCAGTATGTAAATATGCAAAATAGTACCACCAAGCAAAATAAAAAATATATAATATTAAAGTTATGATTACCTCTTTATTTATCTGTTTATCTCTCATTTTATACCTCTATAAGTTAAAGAATTTTTCTAAATATCTTGCTACTCCATCTTCTTTGTTAGATAAAGTAACATTAGAAAAAAAATCTTTTAAAAGTTCTTGTGAATTTTCCATAATAACTGGATGTCCAACAGTTTTTAACATATCTAAATCATTTTCTCCATCTCCAAAAGCCATAAAATCATCAGGAGTTAGGTTAAATATTCTAGCAAGATTTTCTATACCAGTTCCTTTAGTACAATTTTTAGGTGCAATATCAATACAAGTTGGTTGTGATAGCATTATCTCAGCAAGGTGAGAAAATTTATTTTTTAATATATTAACAAGTTCAATTAAAACTTTAGGGTTATCATCAGAAACAATTATCTTATTTAAATCGGGAATATCCTCTTCCTTTTCAACAGCTACTTCTGTAAAAAGA
This window harbors:
- the panF gene encoding sodium/pantothenate symporter → MLTLIPVLLYLLLMLGIAYKVNQIKHSKDVNFTEEYFIGSRNMGGFVLAMTIIASYVGASSFIGGPGIAYKLGLGWVLLACIQVPTAFFTLGIIGKKLAIISRRINGVTIIDLLRARYKSDIVVILASITMLIFFIGTIVAQFIGGARLFEAVTGYPYFIGLILFSSVVIAYTSFGGFRAVVLTDAIQGVVMLIATGVLFYVILKNGNGMENIMLSIAKTHPEMLTPTSNGNIAKPFIMSFWVLVGIGLLGYPSTTVRCMGFKDSNSLHRAMIIGTSVVGLLMLGMHLVGVMGVAVAPGVDVGDKIIPILALKNLHPILAGVFIGGPLAAIMSTVDSLLIMTSATIVKDLYSHYVNKEASTEKIKKLSFMASLGFGIIVFLLSLNPPDLLVWINLFAFAGLEATFFCPIVFGLFWKKANSTGAIASMIFGFITFIYLTVCKISILGMHTIVPVLFVSSLVFIIGSYAGEPNDEKIIDIFFNF
- a CDS encoding Cof-type HAD-IIB family hydrolase, which encodes MKFVVSDLDGTLLHSHNIVSEYTIRTIDKLVKKNVNFAIATGRGQQGVQGILKQLGINPYLICNNGANIYTPEGECILDKRIPKKIVTEILKEIRKNNLFYSAFLNEFYFHSKDEPVEDFTSRPLFTEVAVEKEEDIPDLNKIIVSDDNPKVLIELVNILKNKFSHLAEIMLSQPTCIDIAPKNCTKGTGIENLARIFNLTPDDFMAFGDGENDLDMLKTVGHPVIMENSQELLKDFFSNVTLSNKEDGVARYLEKFFNL
- a CDS encoding YhdT family protein encodes the protein MRDKQINKEVIITLILYIFYFAWWYYFAYLHTDSEDVENFKYIFGLPEWFFYSCVLGLVVINILVFIAVKLFFKDVPLEEEKKC